The following are encoded in a window of Thermus thermamylovorans genomic DNA:
- a CDS encoding outer membrane lipoprotein carrier protein LolA produces the protein MRKPAFGLALLLALALAQSAGEILDRVARNLQDPWQATLQGTFQGPMGREELRVRVLAIPRENLFRLEFQRPGSLEGNFTVITEREVWNYLYLTNQLIVTPKERAQVQGLGLSPQALVDPGALLERVGFRLLGEERLPEGVAWRLLGQAKEGQGFATLELYVLKADPRPLRLVFRDEAGVVLADLGVAEFRRASLRPQDLRRYPRDAQVIRR, from the coding sequence GTGAGGAAACCCGCTTTTGGCTTGGCTCTTCTTTTGGCCTTGGCCCTGGCCCAGTCCGCGGGGGAAATCCTGGACCGCGTGGCCAGGAACCTGCAGGACCCTTGGCAGGCCACCCTACAGGGCACCTTCCAGGGGCCCATGGGTCGGGAGGAGCTCCGCGTGCGCGTCCTCGCCATCCCCCGGGAGAACCTCTTCCGCCTGGAGTTCCAGCGCCCGGGCTCCCTGGAGGGGAACTTCACCGTCATCACCGAGCGGGAGGTCTGGAACTACCTCTACCTCACCAACCAGCTCATCGTCACCCCCAAGGAGCGGGCCCAGGTGCAGGGCCTGGGCCTGAGCCCCCAGGCCTTGGTGGACCCGGGGGCCCTCCTGGAAAGGGTGGGCTTCCGCCTCCTGGGGGAGGAGCGCCTGCCCGAAGGGGTGGCCTGGCGGCTTCTGGGCCAGGCCAAGGAGGGGCAGGGGTTCGCCACCCTGGAGCTCTACGTCCTCAAGGCCGACCCTCGCCCCCTGCGCCTGGTCTTCCGGGACGAGGCGGGGGTGGTCCTGGCGGACCTTGGCGTGGCGGAGTTCCGCAGGGCTTCCTTAAGGCCTCAGGACCTCAGGCGCTACCCCCGGGACGCCCAGGTGATCCGGCGCTAA
- the cysK gene encoding cysteine synthase A, translating into MGVEKVIGQTPVVRLTRVVEPGMAEVWVKLEGLNPGGSIKDRPAWYMVKDAEERGLLRPGSGQVIVEPTSGNTGIGLAMIAASRGYRLILTMPAQMSEERKRVLRAFGAELVLTDPARRMLAAREEALRLKEALGAFMPDQFANPANVRAHYETTGPELLAALEGRVDAFVYGSGTGGTITGVGRYLKERLPQVKVYAVEPARSNVLSGGKMGQHGFQGMGPGFIPENLDLGLLDGVIQVWEEEAFPLARRLAREEGLFLGMSSGGIIWAALRVAQELGPGRRVACISPDGGWKYLSTALYAED; encoded by the coding sequence ATGGGGGTGGAAAAGGTCATCGGCCAAACCCCGGTGGTGCGCCTCACGCGGGTGGTGGAGCCCGGCATGGCCGAGGTCTGGGTGAAGCTGGAGGGCCTCAACCCCGGGGGCTCCATCAAGGACCGCCCCGCCTGGTACATGGTCAAGGACGCCGAGGAAAGGGGCCTCCTGCGCCCCGGCTCGGGCCAGGTCATCGTGGAACCCACCAGCGGCAACACCGGCATCGGCCTGGCCATGATCGCCGCCAGCCGGGGCTACCGCCTCATCCTCACCATGCCCGCGCAGATGTCGGAGGAGCGGAAGCGGGTGCTCAGGGCCTTTGGCGCGGAGCTCGTCCTCACCGACCCCGCCCGCAGGATGCTGGCCGCCCGGGAGGAGGCCCTGAGGCTCAAGGAGGCGCTTGGGGCCTTCATGCCCGACCAGTTCGCCAACCCCGCCAACGTCCGCGCCCATTACGAGACCACGGGGCCCGAGCTTTTAGCCGCCCTGGAGGGGCGCGTGGACGCCTTCGTCTACGGCTCGGGCACCGGGGGGACGATCACCGGGGTGGGCCGCTACCTGAAAGAGCGCCTCCCCCAGGTGAAGGTCTACGCGGTGGAGCCCGCCCGCTCCAACGTCCTCTCCGGCGGGAAGATGGGCCAGCACGGGTTCCAGGGGATGGGCCCGGGCTTCATCCCCGAGAACCTGGACCTAGGCCTCCTGGACGGGGTGATCCAGGTCTGGGAAGAGGAGGCCTTTCCCCTAGCCCGCAGGCTCGCCCGGGAGGAGGGGCTCTTCCTGGGGATGAGCTCGGGAGGGATCATCTGGGCGGCGCTCCGGGTGGCGCAGGAGCTTGGCCCCGGAAGGCGGGTGGCCTGCATCAGCCCCGACGGGGGTTGGAAGTACCTCTCCACGGCCCTGTACGCGGAGGATTAG
- a CDS encoding FKBP-type peptidyl-prolyl cis-trans isomerase has protein sequence MKVQQDKVVTIRYTLQVEGEVLDQGELSYLHGRGNLIRGLEEALEGREEGESFQARVPAEKAYGPHDPEGVQVVPLSAFPQGAEVVPGAQFYAQDLEGNPMPLTVVEVFGEEVTVDFNHPLAGKDLDFAVEVVRVRQASPEELLHGHAHEGGHPH, from the coding sequence ATGAAGGTGCAACAGGACAAGGTGGTGACCATCCGCTACACCCTCCAGGTGGAGGGGGAGGTCTTGGACCAGGGGGAGCTTTCCTACCTGCACGGGCGCGGCAACCTGATCCGGGGCCTCGAGGAGGCGCTGGAAGGCCGCGAGGAAGGGGAGAGCTTCCAGGCCCGGGTGCCCGCGGAGAAGGCCTACGGCCCCCACGACCCCGAAGGGGTGCAGGTGGTGCCCCTCTCCGCCTTCCCCCAGGGGGCCGAGGTGGTCCCCGGGGCCCAGTTCTACGCCCAGGACCTGGAGGGAAACCCCATGCCCCTCACCGTGGTGGAGGTCTTTGGGGAGGAGGTCACCGTGGACTTCAACCACCCTCTGGCGGGCAAGGACCTGGACTTCGCCGTGGAGGTGGTGCGGGTGCGCCAGGCCAGCCCGGAGGAGCTCCTCCACGGCCACGCCCACGAGGGCGGCCATCCCCACTGA